A window from Luteolibacter flavescens encodes these proteins:
- a CDS encoding aldehyde dehydrogenase family protein yields the protein MSWSPLHLPSYIAGEAVTTGRTLEVRYPWDGSLTGSAALIGPEHLEQAITRALAFPNESLTRRDRHDILRKAAALMAERRDDFAALITRETGLAIREAKYETSRSSDVLDFAAMEALRDDGRIFSCDISPIGKPRKIFTSRYPVRLVAAITPFNHPLNQVVHKIAPAIAAGAPMLLKPSDRTPLTALKFAKVLYEAGLPGPMLSLFLGGIDDIVTPMITDERVEIVSFTGSVEIGKHIARTCGYKRLCLELGGNSPLIVMQDADLDLAAKLAAEGSFRNSGQRCTAVKRILVQESILPEFTERFVDLVKRDYPCGDPEDPATVVGTMIHAPAAEELERRVDAAVAMGARVLHGGARSGALLEPTIIADVPRDAEMVALESFGPLAPILPIRDLDDAIAYYNAGPFGLSSGIVTNDLTLAMQACKQLKTGTTNVNEVPGYRLELTPFGGTRDSGLGVKEGVIEAIKFFTHEKTWSLPW from the coding sequence ATGTCTTGGTCCCCGCTTCATCTCCCCTCCTACATCGCCGGCGAGGCCGTCACCACCGGCCGCACGCTAGAGGTGCGCTATCCGTGGGACGGCTCGCTCACCGGCAGCGCCGCCCTCATCGGCCCGGAGCACCTGGAGCAGGCGATCACCCGCGCGCTCGCGTTTCCAAATGAATCGCTGACCCGCCGCGACCGCCACGACATCCTGCGAAAGGCCGCCGCGCTGATGGCGGAGCGCCGGGATGACTTCGCCGCGCTCATCACCCGCGAGACCGGGCTGGCCATCCGCGAGGCGAAATACGAGACCAGCCGTAGCTCGGACGTGCTCGACTTCGCCGCCATGGAGGCGCTGCGCGATGACGGCCGCATTTTCTCCTGCGACATCTCGCCGATCGGCAAGCCGCGGAAGATCTTCACCTCGCGCTATCCCGTCCGCCTCGTCGCGGCCATCACGCCCTTCAATCACCCGCTGAACCAGGTGGTGCATAAGATCGCCCCGGCAATCGCGGCCGGTGCGCCCATGCTGCTGAAGCCCTCCGACCGCACGCCGCTCACCGCGCTGAAATTCGCAAAGGTCCTCTACGAGGCCGGCCTGCCCGGGCCGATGCTGAGCCTCTTCCTCGGCGGCATCGACGACATCGTCACGCCAATGATCACGGACGAGCGCGTGGAGATCGTGTCCTTCACCGGCTCCGTGGAGATCGGCAAGCACATCGCCCGCACCTGCGGCTACAAGCGCCTGTGCCTGGAGCTGGGCGGGAATTCCCCGCTGATCGTAATGCAGGATGCCGACCTCGATCTCGCTGCGAAGCTCGCCGCGGAAGGCTCCTTCCGGAACTCCGGCCAGCGCTGCACCGCGGTGAAGCGCATCCTCGTGCAGGAGAGCATCCTGCCGGAATTCACGGAGCGCTTCGTCGATCTGGTGAAGCGCGACTATCCCTGCGGCGATCCCGAGGACCCGGCCACCGTGGTTGGCACCATGATCCATGCGCCCGCCGCGGAGGAGCTGGAGCGACGGGTGGATGCCGCCGTGGCGATGGGTGCGCGCGTGCTTCACGGCGGCGCGCGGAGCGGTGCGCTGTTAGAGCCCACGATCATCGCGGACGTCCCGCGTGATGCGGAGATGGTGGCGCTGGAGAGCTTTGGCCCGCTCGCGCCGATCCTGCCGATCCGCGATCTGGACGATGCGATCGCTTACTACAATGCCGGCCCCTTCGGCCTCAGCAGCGGCATCGTGACGAACGATCTCACGCTCGCGATGCAGGCCTGCAAGCAGCTCAAGACCGGCACCACCAACGTGAACGAAGTGCCCGGCTACCGGCTGGAGCTCACCCCCTTCGGCGGCACCCGGGACTCCGGGCTAGGGGTGAAGGAAGGCGTGATCGAGGCGATCAAGTTCTTCACTCACGAGAAAACTTGGTCGCTCCCGTGGTAG
- a CDS encoding LamG-like jellyroll fold domain-containing protein codes for MKPHFFHHRTSLRTAIIASCLSTAIVHGAVEVAGELLIDLDATDYRTEEGVWPQHSVTGIPGDFIKQPTGTPQLQTIGGKLALVLDGDGDYLAGPVTTAALDAPNATHSVEYWVFQGQTRPEESVVSWSARGGPAGTLAGFRYGSHGGSGAIGRWDSADAAFAAPHAGGPAVGVWHHIVATFDGTTQRVYVDGQLNASKAVTLDAKDGLQIYVGTERNTDGTDVGRLRQFSGAISRIRIHSGALSAVQILNNYNTEVAAHPGITPAPLSRPPVHRWSFSEAAGPAANGAIVSDSIGGLTGVIRGNGATFTGTGVTLPGGLPATQPAYIDLPNGIVSSKQRVTLEVWATQASTQSGSRMMSFSKSTIGEVNTPGNSPSFNGAESIALYANTGTATNMRLERVGGTMSNGGNNRQSEGATTLNVKMHYAITYDPDFKEWRLYRNGYLMETLPETQGPTSIGDVNNWLGRSDFGADSGFAGVFDEFRVYNYTLTESEIRGNTEAGPDTLTSGAVNVFRWSPAAGGTHAFNNAGGQDNWNAASAFPNAAGAMANVVNNITGDQTIELNTTAKLGNFTIGDADGSHRFTVTAGTSGVLEMSAAPGAYASLTQTSTSGANEISAPLLLSSETEMANTSSTASLTLSGPISGAAHFSKAGTGPVILTADNSAHAGRISVNSGQLVIGNGGTTGTPGSGPLALTDEGVLVLNRQDATTFSNNLTGAGIIRLAGAGQVTATGTIETTGPLQVYPGASLVNQAMASVGSTSIEGEFVNAEPLIFTTGELFVGDTQAASGRLLVSDGVVNAGSIIVARNLNTSGVILQTGGVVHDRSGGSDNVIGGTNNTSSLSWGAYRMTGGELNSSTHFQIGAHGIGVMEVENATANFNSGVISIGRYQNGSISRGRGVLDVREGGVINQTSTGNRMVVGEKGTGTVNVRDGGLLNLTGGLTVSAGAAADPGDGTVNLLPGGTIATQVVARGGSTLRAPFNFQGGVLRARGNQPGSNQTLFMTGCNAYLYAGGALIDSNGFNIRVGQIFEDPTGSGVTSIPVTNGGSGYLAAPYVEITGGGGTGATAMASVTDGVVTSITVTSPGINYTSAPTINILGGGEGSGLTVGTPVLAQNVAGDLVKQGAGSLSLEGASIYSGLTRAEQGTLLVNADHSAATGETQVSTAGTLGGVGILGGDVTVAGAINPGRAVTGDTTGVLTALQDVSFTAGSRLVVDIDESKDVKNDMLMVMGDLDLTGATLSVNLTGAPAGLPYVIANFGSRTGEFASVPEGVTVVYHENSIEITSIAGTQSPYQEWIAGFFPGETDPLVIGPDADPDGDGSSNLLEYALGGDPDSGTGKPVVHVFSSDRGLGGTVKDIVMTIAVRQGASAFEGSPSPAIAWDGVNYVVEGSSDLTDFTHPVSAIAPVTDGLGNPPEGYEFRSFMLQGPNKPNAGFLRVKVSGTAP; via the coding sequence GTGAAGCCCCACTTTTTCCATCATCGCACCTCGCTCCGCACGGCCATCATCGCGAGCTGTCTTTCCACGGCCATCGTCCACGGCGCGGTGGAGGTCGCCGGCGAACTCCTCATCGACCTGGATGCCACCGACTATAGGACGGAGGAAGGCGTGTGGCCGCAGCACTCGGTCACCGGCATCCCCGGTGACTTCATCAAGCAGCCGACCGGCACGCCGCAGCTCCAGACGATCGGCGGCAAGCTCGCGCTGGTGCTGGATGGCGATGGCGACTACCTCGCCGGTCCCGTGACCACCGCCGCGCTCGACGCGCCGAATGCGACGCACTCGGTGGAGTACTGGGTCTTCCAAGGCCAGACGCGTCCCGAGGAGTCCGTCGTCTCTTGGAGCGCTCGCGGCGGTCCGGCAGGCACGCTCGCGGGCTTCCGCTACGGCAGCCACGGTGGCTCCGGGGCGATCGGTCGCTGGGATTCCGCGGACGCCGCATTCGCCGCCCCGCATGCCGGTGGTCCGGCGGTCGGCGTGTGGCACCACATCGTGGCCACCTTCGATGGTACCACGCAGCGCGTCTATGTGGATGGCCAGCTCAATGCGAGCAAGGCGGTGACGCTGGATGCAAAGGACGGCCTGCAGATCTACGTCGGCACCGAGCGGAATACGGACGGCACGGACGTGGGTCGTCTTCGCCAGTTCTCCGGGGCCATCAGTCGCATCCGCATCCACTCCGGTGCGCTGTCCGCCGTGCAGATCCTGAACAATTACAATACCGAGGTGGCCGCGCATCCGGGCATCACGCCCGCGCCGCTCAGCCGCCCGCCGGTTCACCGCTGGTCCTTCAGCGAGGCCGCGGGCCCGGCAGCGAATGGCGCGATCGTTTCCGATAGCATCGGCGGCCTGACCGGCGTCATCCGTGGCAATGGAGCGACCTTCACCGGCACGGGCGTCACGCTTCCCGGTGGCCTGCCAGCCACCCAGCCCGCCTACATCGACCTGCCGAATGGCATCGTCTCCAGCAAGCAGCGGGTGACGCTGGAAGTGTGGGCCACCCAGGCCTCGACGCAATCCGGCAGCCGCATGATGAGCTTCAGCAAGAGCACCATCGGCGAGGTGAATACGCCGGGGAATTCCCCCTCCTTCAACGGGGCCGAGTCCATCGCGCTCTACGCGAACACCGGCACCGCCACGAACATGCGGCTGGAGCGAGTGGGCGGCACGATGTCGAACGGCGGCAACAACCGCCAGTCGGAAGGCGCCACCACGCTGAACGTGAAGATGCACTACGCCATCACCTACGATCCGGATTTCAAGGAGTGGCGCCTCTACCGCAATGGCTACCTCATGGAGACGCTGCCGGAAACGCAGGGCCCGACGAGCATCGGCGACGTGAACAACTGGCTCGGCCGCTCGGACTTCGGTGCCGATTCGGGATTCGCCGGAGTCTTCGATGAGTTCCGCGTTTACAATTACACGCTCACCGAAAGCGAGATCCGCGGGAATACGGAAGCAGGTCCCGACACGCTCACCTCGGGCGCGGTGAACGTCTTCCGGTGGTCGCCCGCTGCGGGTGGCACGCATGCCTTCAACAACGCCGGGGGGCAGGACAATTGGAATGCCGCGTCCGCCTTCCCGAATGCCGCCGGTGCCATGGCCAACGTGGTGAACAACATCACGGGCGACCAGACCATCGAGCTGAATACCACCGCGAAGCTCGGGAACTTCACCATCGGCGATGCGGACGGAAGCCATCGCTTCACCGTGACTGCGGGCACCAGTGGCGTGCTGGAGATGAGTGCCGCGCCGGGTGCCTATGCCAGCCTCACCCAGACCTCGACGAGCGGCGCGAACGAGATCTCCGCTCCGCTGCTGCTTTCCTCGGAGACGGAAATGGCGAATACCAGCTCCACGGCCTCGCTGACGCTCTCCGGCCCGATCTCCGGTGCGGCTCATTTTTCCAAGGCAGGCACCGGCCCGGTGATCCTCACGGCTGACAACTCGGCGCATGCGGGCAGGATTTCCGTGAACAGCGGCCAACTCGTCATCGGGAATGGCGGCACCACGGGCACACCGGGCAGCGGCCCGCTGGCGCTCACGGACGAAGGCGTGCTGGTGCTGAATCGCCAGGATGCGACTACATTCTCTAACAACCTCACCGGAGCCGGGATCATTCGTCTCGCGGGTGCGGGCCAGGTGACGGCCACCGGCACCATCGAGACCACTGGGCCGCTGCAGGTCTATCCTGGTGCCTCCCTCGTGAATCAGGCGATGGCGAGTGTCGGCAGCACCAGCATCGAGGGCGAATTCGTGAACGCCGAGCCGCTGATCTTCACGACCGGCGAGCTGTTCGTCGGCGATACACAGGCGGCGTCGGGCCGCCTCCTCGTCAGCGATGGAGTGGTGAATGCCGGCTCAATCATCGTGGCACGGAATCTCAATACCTCCGGAGTCATCCTTCAGACCGGCGGTGTGGTGCACGATCGCTCCGGCGGATCCGACAACGTGATCGGCGGCACGAACAATACCTCGTCGCTTTCCTGGGGTGCCTACCGCATGACCGGCGGCGAGCTGAATAGCAGCACGCACTTCCAGATCGGCGCGCACGGCATCGGCGTGATGGAGGTGGAGAATGCGACGGCGAACTTCAACTCCGGTGTCATCTCGATCGGGCGCTATCAGAATGGCTCGATCTCCCGCGGTCGCGGCGTGCTGGATGTGCGCGAGGGCGGCGTGATCAACCAGACCTCCACCGGCAACCGCATGGTGGTGGGTGAAAAGGGCACCGGCACGGTGAACGTGCGCGACGGCGGTCTCCTGAATCTAACAGGTGGCCTCACCGTCAGTGCCGGTGCCGCCGCGGACCCGGGTGACGGCACGGTGAACCTGCTGCCCGGCGGCACCATCGCGACGCAGGTGGTCGCGCGTGGTGGATCGACGCTGCGTGCGCCTTTCAATTTCCAAGGCGGCGTCCTCCGCGCGCGTGGCAATCAGCCCGGGTCGAACCAGACGCTCTTCATGACCGGGTGCAATGCGTATCTGTATGCGGGTGGCGCGTTGATCGACTCGAATGGCTTCAACATCCGCGTGGGCCAGATCTTCGAAGATCCCACCGGCAGCGGTGTCACGAGCATCCCGGTCACCAATGGCGGCTCCGGCTACCTCGCTGCGCCGTATGTGGAGATCACCGGTGGCGGCGGCACGGGTGCCACGGCCATGGCAAGCGTGACCGATGGCGTGGTGACCAGCATCACCGTGACGAGCCCGGGCATCAACTACACCTCGGCTCCCACGATCAATATCCTCGGCGGTGGCGAGGGCTCCGGCCTCACGGTGGGCACCCCGGTGCTCGCGCAAAATGTCGCGGGCGATCTGGTGAAGCAGGGCGCGGGATCGCTTTCGCTCGAGGGCGCCAGCATCTACAGCGGCCTCACCCGCGCGGAGCAGGGGACGCTGCTGGTGAATGCGGATCACTCTGCGGCCACGGGTGAGACGCAGGTCTCCACGGCAGGCACGCTCGGCGGTGTCGGCATCCTGGGTGGTGACGTGACGGTGGCCGGTGCGATCAATCCCGGCCGCGCTGTAACGGGTGACACGACCGGTGTGCTGACCGCTCTGCAAGACGTCTCCTTCACCGCTGGCTCCAGGCTGGTGGTGGACATCGACGAGAGCAAGGACGTGAAGAACGACATGCTCATGGTGATGGGCGATCTCGACCTGACCGGCGCGACCCTGTCGGTGAATCTGACGGGCGCGCCTGCCGGACTGCCGTATGTGATCGCGAACTTCGGCAGCCGCACGGGCGAGTTCGCGTCGGTGCCGGAGGGCGTGACGGTGGTTTACCATGAGAACAGCATCGAGATCACCTCGATCGCGGGCACGCAGTCGCCCTATCAGGAGTGGATCGCGGGCTTCTTCCCCGGCGAGACCGACCCGCTCGTCATCGGCCCCGACGCGGACCCTGATGGCGATGGCAGCTCGAACCTGCTGGAGTATGCCCTCGGCGGTGATCCCGACAGCGGGACCGGCAAGCCGGTGGTGCATGTCTTCTCGTCCGACCGCGGGCTGGGGGGTACTGTGAAGGACATCGTGATGACCATCGCGGTGCGGCAAGGTGCGTCGGCCTTCGAGGGATCGCCATCCCCGGCCATCGCATGGGACGGTGTGAACTACGTCGTCGAGGGCAGCTCCGACCTCACGGACTTCACGCATCCGGTCTCGGCCATCGCCCCGGTCACCGATGGTCTCGGCAATCCACCGGAGGGCTACGAATTCCGCAGCTTCATGCTGCAGGGTCCGAACAAGCCAAACGCAGGATTCCTGCGCGTGAAGGTGAGCGGAACCGCACCGTGA
- a CDS encoding RES family NAD+ phosphorylase has protein sequence MILHPLSASLVRRIAAVWEDACTAFTGECFRFVKPTYSRTADLFAGKGALHANGRWLLQGVAPATYTSLEPETALAESLAAARYFGFPLSSATPAVLVTARMKLARVIDLRDGSIRRRLRVSEKSVLECDWRSFNREGDEAITQAVGRAALLAGFEGMLVPSAARAGGGNLIVFPGNLASGSTVRVVKEVEWPGS, from the coding sequence ATGATTCTCCATCCGCTCTCCGCCTCGCTGGTCCGGCGCATCGCAGCCGTGTGGGAGGATGCATGCACGGCATTCACGGGGGAGTGTTTCCGTTTCGTAAAGCCCACCTACAGCAGGACCGCCGACCTCTTTGCCGGGAAGGGTGCTCTCCATGCCAATGGCCGGTGGTTGCTGCAGGGAGTCGCACCGGCGACCTATACCTCGCTGGAGCCGGAGACCGCACTCGCGGAGAGCCTTGCCGCGGCGCGCTACTTTGGATTCCCGCTTTCCTCGGCTACTCCAGCCGTTCTCGTGACGGCGAGGATGAAGCTGGCGAGGGTCATCGATCTCAGGGACGGCTCCATCCGGCGCCGGTTGCGGGTCTCGGAGAAGTCGGTGCTCGAATGCGACTGGCGATCCTTCAACCGGGAGGGGGACGAAGCCATCACGCAGGCGGTCGGACGAGCGGCGCTGCTGGCGGGCTTCGAGGGGATGCTGGTCCCCAGCGCTGCGCGTGCGGGCGGCGGGAATCTCATCGTATTCCCGGGAAACCTCGCCTCCGGCAGCACGGTGAGGGTGGTGAAGGAGGTTGAATGGCCCGGTTCTTGA
- a CDS encoding sialate O-acetylesterase, whose protein sequence is MRILSIIIRLILAVHGIAAAAVAGEFTIARHFASHMVLPMRCEVPVCGTASPGSSVVLKFRDVAYTTTAAPSGAWRIPLPAMEPTARPATMVIEADGRRMRLDDLLVGRVFLCSGQSNMDFPLGLAIGGKAEARTAGRFPAMRLCNLTGVSTDAGAYDDATLSRLNEREHFQGTWQRASQGSATAFSALAWWTGRMIHERDGVPVGLVENAVGGSGTEAWLPRNVLSARRAYRELLDGGWFTSRKISPWAQGRARGNLGQHPRASHPFTPGFLFESGLREWSGFPFDAVLWYQGETNAEIGDDAWNRRLITDLVTGWRRELGQPRLPFHIVQLPRIGDTRPIRRHWPDYRRVQAQVARALPDVHLVVTQDLGWDSPDVHPPDKLPIARRLAASIPLK, encoded by the coding sequence ATGCGAATCCTGAGCATCATCATCCGCCTCATCCTGGCTGTCCATGGCATCGCTGCCGCGGCCGTCGCTGGAGAATTCACCATCGCCCGGCACTTCGCCTCGCACATGGTGCTGCCGATGCGTTGTGAGGTGCCGGTGTGTGGCACGGCTTCGCCGGGGTCTAGCGTGGTGCTGAAGTTCCGCGACGTGGCCTACACGACCACTGCCGCGCCCTCCGGCGCGTGGCGTATCCCGCTGCCTGCCATGGAGCCCACGGCGAGGCCCGCGACGATGGTGATCGAGGCGGACGGGCGGCGGATGCGGCTGGATGATCTGCTCGTCGGCCGCGTATTCCTCTGCTCCGGCCAATCGAACATGGACTTCCCGCTCGGCCTCGCGATCGGCGGGAAAGCGGAAGCGCGGACGGCAGGCCGCTTCCCTGCCATGCGGCTCTGTAATCTCACGGGTGTATCCACCGATGCGGGCGCTTACGATGATGCCACGCTGTCCCGCCTGAATGAGCGCGAACACTTCCAGGGCACATGGCAGCGCGCGAGCCAGGGCTCCGCCACCGCATTCTCCGCACTCGCCTGGTGGACGGGCCGCATGATCCACGAGCGCGATGGCGTACCGGTCGGCCTCGTGGAGAATGCCGTCGGAGGCTCGGGCACGGAGGCATGGCTGCCGCGGAATGTGCTGTCAGCCCGTCGAGCTTACCGCGAGCTGTTAGATGGCGGCTGGTTCACTTCGCGGAAGATCAGCCCGTGGGCGCAGGGCCGCGCGCGGGGGAATCTGGGACAGCACCCGCGGGCGAGCCATCCCTTCACGCCGGGCTTTCTCTTCGAGTCCGGCTTGCGGGAGTGGAGCGGATTCCCCTTTGACGCCGTGCTGTGGTATCAGGGCGAGACGAATGCGGAGATCGGCGATGACGCATGGAATCGCCGGCTCATCACGGACCTCGTCACCGGCTGGCGGCGCGAGCTTGGCCAGCCGCGCCTGCCCTTTCACATCGTCCAACTCCCGCGCATCGGCGACACCCGCCCGATCCGCCGGCACTGGCCGGACTATCGCCGCGTGCAGGCGCAGGTAGCGCGTGCGCTGCCCGATGTACATCTCGTCGTGACGCAGGACCTCGGCTGGGACAGCCCGGATGTCCACCCGCCGGACAAGCTGCCCATCGCACGCCGCCTCGCCGCCAGCATCCCGCTGAAATAG
- a CDS encoding MbcA/ParS/Xre antitoxin family protein: MADFSVRKLATYEKAKQIPAKVVRPVTETVRLIGALGELAGDQDALANWLHAPNRAFGKRSPMDLIKAGESDEIWQMVHQLRQGSFA; the protein is encoded by the coding sequence ATGGCAGACTTTTCGGTGAGGAAGCTGGCGACCTATGAAAAGGCGAAGCAGATCCCGGCCAAGGTGGTGCGGCCGGTGACAGAGACGGTGCGCTTGATCGGCGCGCTGGGCGAGCTTGCCGGGGATCAGGATGCGTTGGCAAACTGGCTTCATGCTCCGAACCGCGCCTTCGGGAAGCGTTCGCCGATGGATCTGATCAAGGCGGGCGAGTCCGACGAGATCTGGCAGATGGTCCATCAGCTCCGGCAGGGCAGCTTCGCGTGA
- a CDS encoding sialidase family protein, translating to MAPFPSRSFAHRVLHTAVASLVIAIAAADTPAVRVETAQPVCPAFIREDHNPVLGFRIVVEEGAEGVTLEGIELDFAGTTDLADIASYRIVTGKADPAAQPGATLAEGKDVSGRISLAVDHPLAPGEHWFWISPFLKETASLDHRIDASLHGVKVGGKLLEPAQPSPPGSQRIGHAIRLPGDDGSASYRIPGLAQTRAGSLIAVYDIRYDHPRDLPADIDVGVSRSTDSGQTWEKMRVAMNMGDDPKHGHDGVGDPAILVDPANGRIWIAALWSHGNRAWHGSGPGLSPEETGQLVLSHSDDDGKTWSPPVNITAQVKDPAMRLFFNGPGAGIAMKDGTLVFAAQYRAADGKPWSTVISSSDHGKTWQAGTGVKSDTTEAQVAELADGSLMINCRDNRGGTRTIATTRDLGKTWTPHPTDRKALRDPVCMGSILAWKGALWFSSPDATDGRHSMTVKRSTDQGLTWPEQDAVLYDSRGGFGYSCLAPAGDTHLGIIYEGHSTMYFLRLPVAGWGE from the coding sequence ATGGCTCCTTTCCCTTCACGATCCTTCGCACATCGCGTCCTCCACACGGCGGTGGCCTCGCTCGTCATCGCCATTGCCGCGGCGGACACGCCTGCGGTCCGGGTGGAAACGGCACAACCGGTCTGCCCCGCCTTCATCCGCGAGGACCACAATCCGGTGCTCGGCTTCCGCATCGTCGTCGAGGAAGGAGCTGAAGGCGTGACGCTGGAGGGCATCGAGCTGGACTTCGCCGGGACCACGGATCTCGCGGACATCGCGTCCTACCGCATCGTCACGGGCAAGGCCGACCCCGCCGCGCAGCCCGGCGCGACCCTCGCGGAGGGCAAGGATGTGAGTGGCAGGATTTCCCTCGCGGTGGATCACCCGCTCGCGCCCGGGGAGCATTGGTTCTGGATCTCGCCGTTCTTGAAAGAGACCGCATCGCTCGACCATCGCATCGATGCCTCGCTCCACGGCGTGAAGGTCGGCGGCAAGCTGTTAGAGCCCGCGCAGCCTTCTCCGCCCGGCAGCCAGCGCATCGGCCACGCCATCCGCTTGCCCGGCGACGATGGCTCGGCATCCTACCGCATCCCCGGCCTCGCGCAGACCCGTGCGGGCTCGCTGATCGCCGTCTATGACATCCGCTACGATCACCCGCGCGACCTTCCCGCGGATATCGACGTCGGCGTGTCGCGCAGCACGGATAGCGGGCAGACTTGGGAAAAGATGCGCGTGGCCATGAACATGGGTGACGACCCGAAGCACGGCCACGATGGCGTGGGCGACCCTGCGATCCTCGTCGATCCCGCGAACGGCCGCATCTGGATCGCTGCACTGTGGAGTCATGGGAATCGCGCCTGGCACGGCTCCGGCCCGGGGCTGTCGCCGGAGGAGACCGGCCAGCTCGTGCTTTCCCACAGCGACGACGATGGCAAGACGTGGTCGCCGCCGGTGAACATCACCGCGCAGGTGAAGGACCCAGCGATGCGTCTTTTCTTCAATGGCCCCGGCGCGGGCATCGCGATGAAGGACGGCACGCTGGTCTTCGCCGCCCAATATCGTGCGGCCGATGGCAAGCCGTGGTCCACCGTGATTTCCTCAAGCGACCATGGCAAAACCTGGCAGGCAGGCACCGGCGTGAAGAGCGACACGACCGAGGCCCAGGTCGCGGAACTCGCCGACGGCAGCCTCATGATCAACTGCCGGGACAACCGCGGCGGCACCCGCACCATCGCGACCACGCGCGATCTTGGGAAGACCTGGACGCCCCACCCCACCGACCGCAAGGCGCTGCGCGACCCGGTCTGCATGGGCAGCATCCTGGCGTGGAAAGGCGCGCTGTGGTTCTCGAGCCCCGACGCCACCGATGGCCGCCATTCCATGACCGTGAAGCGCTCCACCGACCAGGGGCTCACCTGGCCGGAGCAGGATGCCGTCCTTTACGATTCCCGCGGCGGCTTCGGCTACTCCTGCCTCGCCCCCGCCGGGGATACGCACCTCGGCATCATCTACGAGGGACATAGTACCATGTATTTCCTCCGCCTGCCCGTCGCGGGATGGGGCGAGTGA
- a CDS encoding metallophosphoesterase family protein — protein MPATNRRQFLAAIPLAGAGLAAVGQGQDGTPTSSVGAVTFGFITDVHHGTHGKDQVARLTPFIDAAIARRPDFILQCGDFCCAKGGISTARDFLAEWNRFPGARHHVIGNHDCDYQTKEELLEAWQIPHRHYSFDVGDFHFVVLDRNHFIDDEGTTVSYANGNWYPIHRKGGPGHLARVSCIDREQLAWLAKDLAATDKPIVIFQHQPSGVGSHEGNWDAVNFAIDSHNARRGRVQVVAVLAGHDHDEQHSIRHGVHHLTLTSSTFGMPPNGSTTYYESSNPPFTFITLDPARKEMRIEESRTTYEEQEAMKPEHLWLTPPLLRARMLALG, from the coding sequence ATGCCCGCGACCAACCGCCGTCAATTTCTCGCCGCCATCCCGCTCGCCGGGGCAGGTCTCGCCGCGGTCGGGCAGGGGCAGGATGGCACGCCTACCTCATCTGTCGGGGCGGTCACCTTCGGCTTCATCACGGACGTCCATCACGGCACGCATGGGAAGGACCAGGTCGCGCGGCTGACGCCATTCATCGATGCGGCCATCGCTCGCAGGCCGGACTTCATCCTCCAGTGCGGAGACTTCTGTTGCGCGAAGGGCGGCATCTCCACCGCGCGGGATTTCCTCGCCGAGTGGAACCGCTTTCCCGGAGCGAGGCATCACGTGATCGGGAATCACGACTGCGACTATCAGACGAAGGAGGAGCTGCTGGAGGCATGGCAGATCCCGCACCGCCACTACTCCTTCGACGTGGGCGACTTCCACTTCGTCGTGCTGGACCGGAACCACTTCATCGATGACGAGGGGACGACCGTCTCCTACGCGAATGGCAACTGGTATCCCATCCACCGCAAGGGCGGGCCCGGTCACCTCGCCCGCGTGAGCTGCATCGACCGGGAGCAACTCGCCTGGCTGGCGAAGGACCTGGCCGCCACGGACAAGCCCATCGTCATCTTCCAGCACCAACCATCGGGCGTGGGCAGCCACGAGGGAAACTGGGATGCCGTGAACTTCGCGATCGACTCCCACAATGCGCGGCGCGGACGCGTGCAGGTCGTCGCCGTCCTCGCGGGCCACGATCACGACGAGCAGCACAGCATCCGCCACGGCGTGCACCACCTCACGCTGACCAGCTCCACCTTTGGCATGCCCCCGAATGGCAGCACGACCTACTATGAATCCAGTAATCCACCCTTCACCTTCATCACCCTGGACCCCGCCCGCAAGGAAATGCGCATCGAGGAGTCCCGCACCACCTACGAGGAGCAGGAAGCCATGAAACCCGAGCACCTCTGGCTCACACCCCCGCTCCTCCGAGCGCGCATGCTGGCGCTGGGGTGA